The following proteins come from a genomic window of Cronobacter muytjensii ATCC 51329:
- the hemW gene encoding radical SAM family heme chaperone HemW yields the protein MADLPPLSLYIHIPWCVQKCPYCDFNSHALKGEVPHDDYVQHLLRDLDNDAPWAQGREVKTIFIGGGTPSLLSGPAMQTLLDGVRARLNLAADAEITMEANPGTVEADRFVEYQRAGVNRISIGVQSFSEPKLTRLGRIHGPEEAKRAARLASGLGLRSFNLDLMHGLPDQSLAEALDDLRQAIALNPPHLSWYQLTIEPNTLFGSRPPVLPDDDALWDIFEQGHQLLTAAGYEQYETSAYAKPGYQCQHNLNYWRFGDYLGIGCGAHGKVTLADGRILRTAKTRHPRGYMTGTYLDKQHEVETQDKPFEFFMNRFRLLEPAPRAEFHRYTGLDEAAIRPQIDEAIARNYLVETPENWQITGHGKLFLNSLLELFLTE from the coding sequence ATGGCTGATTTGCCACCCTTAAGTCTTTATATCCACATTCCCTGGTGCGTACAGAAGTGCCCCTATTGCGACTTCAACTCCCACGCGCTGAAGGGCGAAGTGCCGCACGACGATTATGTCCAGCATCTGTTACGCGATCTGGATAACGATGCGCCCTGGGCGCAGGGCCGCGAAGTGAAGACGATTTTCATCGGCGGCGGGACGCCGAGCCTCCTCTCCGGCCCGGCGATGCAAACCTTGCTGGACGGTGTGCGTGCGCGTCTGAACCTGGCAGCGGATGCTGAAATTACAATGGAAGCCAACCCCGGCACCGTTGAAGCCGACCGCTTTGTCGAGTATCAGCGCGCAGGCGTGAACCGAATTTCCATCGGCGTGCAGAGCTTTAGCGAGCCGAAGCTTACGCGTCTTGGCCGTATTCACGGGCCGGAAGAAGCAAAGCGCGCGGCACGGCTGGCGAGCGGTCTTGGGCTGCGCAGCTTTAACCTTGATTTGATGCACGGTCTGCCGGATCAGTCGCTCGCCGAGGCGCTGGACGATCTGCGTCAGGCTATCGCGCTTAATCCGCCGCATCTGTCCTGGTATCAACTGACTATTGAGCCGAACACGCTGTTTGGCTCGCGCCCGCCTGTGCTGCCTGATGACGACGCGCTATGGGATATCTTCGAGCAGGGTCATCAGTTACTAACCGCCGCCGGGTATGAGCAGTATGAGACGTCGGCCTACGCGAAACCGGGCTACCAGTGCCAGCACAATCTGAATTACTGGCGCTTCGGGGATTATCTCGGCATCGGATGCGGCGCGCACGGCAAAGTGACGCTCGCGGACGGGCGTATTCTGCGTACCGCCAAAACCCGCCATCCACGCGGCTATATGACCGGCACTTATCTCGATAAGCAGCATGAGGTTGAGACGCAGGACAAACCGTTTGAGTTTTTCATGAACCGTTTCCGCCTGCTGGAGCCCGCGCCGCGCGCCGAGTTTCACCGTTATACGGGGCTTGATGAAGCCGCCATCCGCCCGCAGATTGACGAGGCGATTGCGCGCAATTATCTGGTGGAGACACCGGAGAACTGGCAGATCACCGGGCACGGTAAGCTGTTTCTGAACTCGCTGCTGGAGCTGTTCCTGACGGAATAA
- the katG gene encoding catalase/peroxidase HPI has protein sequence MSTPSEQHNTLSAGKCPFHQGNNNQSAGGGTASRDWWPNQLRVELLSQHSNRTNPLGEDFNYRKAFSELDYAALKGDLKALLTDSQPWWPADWGSYTGLFIRMAWHSAGTYRSADGRGGAGRGQQRFAPLNAWPDNVSLDKARRLLWPVKQKYGQKISWADLFILAGNVALENSGFRTFGFGAGREDVWEPDMDVNWGDEKNWLEHRHPESLAQAPLGATEMGLIYVNPEGPNHSGDPASAAPAIRATFGNMGMNDEETVALIAGGHTLGKTHGAGAASHVGVDPEAAPIEAQGLGWTSSFGSGAGADAITSGLEVTWTQTPTQWSNYFFENLFKYEWVQTRSPAGAIQFEAVDAPEIIPDPFDPSKKRKPTMLVTDLTLRFDPEFEKISRRFLNDPQAFNEAFARAWYKLTHRDMGPKARYIGPEVPKEDLIWQDPLPAAIYQPTQADIDALKAEIASAGLSVSELVSVAWASASTFRGGDKRGGANGARLALAPQRDWEVNASAARALAKLEAIQRAANKASLADLIVLAGVVGIEQAAKAAGVDITVPFAPGRVDARQDQTDVALFELLKPAADGFRNYRGARNSTSTEALLIDKAQQLTLTAPELTVLVGGLRVLGANFDASAHGVFTDRVGVLSTDFFVNLLDMRNEWKASDATSERFEGRDRVSGEVKFTATRADLVFGSNAILRSVAEVYASHDAREKFVKDFVAAWTKVMNLDRFDLR, from the coding sequence ATGAGCACGCCATCTGAACAACACAATACGTTATCTGCGGGGAAATGCCCCTTCCATCAGGGCAACAACAATCAAAGCGCCGGCGGCGGTACCGCCAGCCGCGACTGGTGGCCGAATCAGCTACGCGTGGAGCTGTTGAGCCAGCACTCAAATCGCACCAACCCGCTGGGTGAAGATTTTAACTACCGCAAAGCCTTCAGCGAGCTCGATTACGCCGCCCTGAAAGGCGATCTGAAAGCGCTGTTAACCGATTCGCAGCCGTGGTGGCCTGCCGACTGGGGCAGCTACACCGGGCTTTTCATTCGTATGGCGTGGCACAGCGCCGGCACCTACCGCTCCGCCGACGGACGCGGCGGCGCGGGTCGTGGGCAGCAGCGCTTCGCGCCGCTCAACGCCTGGCCGGATAACGTCAGCCTCGATAAAGCGCGCCGTCTGCTGTGGCCTGTCAAACAAAAGTATGGCCAGAAAATCTCCTGGGCCGACCTGTTTATTCTTGCGGGCAACGTGGCGCTGGAAAATTCCGGCTTCCGCACCTTTGGTTTCGGCGCCGGGCGTGAAGACGTCTGGGAGCCGGATATGGACGTAAACTGGGGCGATGAGAAAAACTGGCTTGAGCATCGTCACCCGGAATCCCTGGCGCAGGCGCCGCTCGGCGCGACCGAAATGGGCCTTATCTATGTTAACCCGGAAGGGCCGAACCATAGCGGCGACCCGGCCTCTGCCGCGCCCGCTATTCGCGCTACCTTTGGCAATATGGGGATGAATGATGAAGAGACCGTGGCGCTGATCGCAGGCGGCCATACGCTCGGCAAAACGCACGGCGCAGGCGCGGCGAGCCATGTCGGCGTTGACCCGGAAGCGGCGCCCATCGAAGCGCAGGGCCTCGGCTGGACCAGCAGCTTCGGTAGCGGCGCGGGCGCGGATGCGATTACGTCCGGTCTGGAAGTCACCTGGACCCAGACGCCGACCCAGTGGAGCAACTACTTCTTTGAGAACCTGTTCAAATATGAATGGGTGCAGACGCGCAGCCCGGCTGGCGCTATTCAGTTTGAAGCGGTAGACGCGCCTGAGATCATTCCGGACCCGTTCGACCCGTCGAAAAAACGTAAGCCGACCATGCTGGTGACCGATTTGACGCTGCGTTTCGATCCGGAATTCGAGAAAATTTCGCGTCGTTTTCTTAACGATCCGCAGGCGTTCAACGAAGCGTTCGCCCGCGCCTGGTATAAGCTGACGCACCGCGATATGGGGCCGAAAGCGCGCTACATCGGGCCGGAAGTACCGAAAGAAGATCTGATCTGGCAGGATCCGCTGCCAGCAGCGATTTATCAGCCGACGCAGGCGGATATCGACGCGCTGAAAGCGGAGATCGCCAGCGCCGGGCTGTCTGTCAGCGAGCTGGTTTCCGTTGCCTGGGCCTCGGCCTCCACCTTCCGCGGCGGCGACAAACGCGGCGGCGCTAACGGCGCGCGTCTGGCGCTTGCGCCGCAGCGCGACTGGGAGGTCAACGCCTCCGCCGCTCGTGCGCTGGCGAAGCTTGAAGCTATACAGCGCGCGGCCAATAAAGCCTCGCTGGCTGACCTTATCGTGCTGGCGGGCGTTGTCGGTATCGAACAGGCGGCGAAAGCCGCGGGCGTGGATATCACCGTGCCGTTTGCGCCGGGCCGCGTCGATGCGCGTCAGGATCAGACCGACGTTGCGCTGTTTGAGCTGCTGAAACCGGCGGCGGATGGTTTCCGTAACTACCGCGGCGCGCGTAACAGCACCTCCACGGAAGCGCTGCTGATCGACAAAGCGCAGCAGTTAACGCTGACCGCGCCGGAACTTACCGTGCTGGTGGGCGGGCTGCGCGTACTGGGCGCGAACTTTGATGCCAGCGCGCATGGCGTCTTCACGGACCGCGTGGGCGTGCTCAGCACCGATTTCTTCGTGAATCTGCTGGATATGCGTAACGAGTGGAAAGCGAGCGACGCGACGTCTGAGCGGTTTGAAGGCCGCGACCGCGTGAGCGGCGAGGTGAAGTTCACAGCGACCCGCGCGGATCTGGTGTTTGGCTCCAATGCGATTCTGCGTTCAGTGGCGGAAGTCTATGCAAGCCATGACGCCCGTGAGAAATTCGTGAAGGATTTCGTGGCGGCGTGGACCAAAGTGATGAACCTCGACCGTTTCGATCTGCGTTAA
- the mdcH gene encoding malonate decarboxylase subunit epsilon, giving the protein MKIIFTFPGQGAQRPGMLQQLPDEETLREARDVLGDELATLDTPQALRHTRAVQLALLIAGVASARALMAQGVMPDMVSGLSIGAYPAAVMAGALDFRDALTLVALRGDLMEQAYPEGYGLTAIIGLRLDQVEKLTAAHGAFIANLNAETQIVIAGRDDQMAAVGEAALALGATKVNRLAVSVPSHCALLDEPARKLAQAFSNVTLRRPQRAYLSGSSARVLWQPARIADDLAFNMARTVRWQEAMIAARERDARLAIEMPPGGVLTCLTRQAGWEGESISLERSGMAVATHLAARLPRD; this is encoded by the coding sequence ATGAAGATTATTTTCACCTTTCCCGGACAGGGCGCCCAGCGCCCCGGCATGCTGCAACAGCTGCCGGATGAGGAGACGCTGCGCGAGGCGCGTGACGTTTTAGGCGATGAGCTCGCGACGCTCGACACGCCGCAGGCGCTGCGCCACACCCGTGCGGTGCAGCTGGCGCTGCTGATTGCGGGGGTCGCCAGCGCCCGCGCGCTGATGGCGCAGGGCGTCATGCCGGATATGGTCAGCGGACTTTCCATTGGCGCGTATCCGGCAGCGGTGATGGCGGGGGCGCTTGATTTTCGCGACGCTTTAACGCTGGTGGCGCTGCGCGGCGACCTGATGGAGCAGGCGTACCCGGAAGGCTACGGTCTGACGGCAATTATCGGTCTGCGCCTCGATCAGGTAGAAAAACTGACCGCGGCGCACGGCGCGTTTATCGCTAACCTTAACGCCGAAACGCAGATTGTGATTGCCGGGCGCGATGACCAGATGGCGGCGGTGGGGGAAGCGGCGCTGGCGCTGGGGGCCACTAAAGTGAACCGGCTGGCGGTGAGCGTGCCGTCGCACTGCGCGTTGCTGGATGAACCGGCGCGCAAGCTGGCGCAGGCGTTTTCAAACGTGACGCTACGCCGACCGCAGCGCGCTTATCTCAGCGGCAGCAGCGCCCGCGTGCTGTGGCAGCCAGCGCGTATCGCTGACGATCTGGCGTTCAACATGGCGCGCACCGTGCGCTGGCAGGAGGCGATGATTGCCGCCCGCGAGCGCGACGCCAGGCTCGCCATAGAGATGCCGCCCGGCGGCGTGCTGACCTGTCTGACCCGACAGGCCGGGTGGGAAGGCGAGAGTATTTCGCTGGAGCGCAGCGGCATGGCCGTGGCGACGCACCTGGCCGCGCGGCTGCCCCGCGATTAA
- a CDS encoding 1-acylglycerol-3-phosphate O-acyltransferase translates to MLSIVRMIIVVLYSIVVCILGCIWCLFSPRNPRHVATFGHMFGRLSTVFGLKVELRKPQGAENYGNAIYIANHQNNFDMVTASNIVQPPTVTVGKKSLVWIPFFGQLYWLTGNLLIDRNNRSKAHGTIAEVVNQFRKRDISIWMFPEGTRSRGRGLMPFKTGAFHAAIAAGVPIIPVCVSNTHGKIKLNRWNNGLAIVEMLPPVDTQGWGKEQVRELAAHCRQLMEAKIAELDKEVAEREAAGKV, encoded by the coding sequence ATGTTATCGATCGTTCGAATGATTATTGTTGTTCTCTACAGCATTGTGGTTTGTATCCTGGGATGCATCTGGTGTCTGTTCAGCCCGCGTAACCCTCGCCACGTCGCAACGTTTGGCCATATGTTTGGGCGTCTTTCCACCGTCTTCGGCCTGAAGGTTGAGCTGCGTAAACCGCAGGGCGCGGAAAACTACGGCAACGCGATTTACATCGCCAATCACCAGAACAACTTCGACATGGTGACGGCATCGAATATCGTTCAGCCGCCTACCGTGACCGTCGGCAAAAAAAGCCTGGTCTGGATCCCGTTCTTCGGCCAGCTCTACTGGCTGACCGGCAACCTGCTTATCGACCGCAACAACCGCAGTAAAGCGCATGGCACGATAGCCGAAGTCGTTAATCAGTTTCGCAAGCGCGATATCTCCATCTGGATGTTCCCGGAAGGCACCCGTAGCCGTGGTCGCGGCCTGATGCCGTTTAAAACCGGCGCGTTTCACGCCGCTATCGCCGCTGGCGTGCCGATTATTCCGGTCTGCGTCTCCAACACGCATGGTAAAATTAAGCTGAACCGTTGGAACAACGGTCTGGCCATCGTAGAAATGTTACCGCCTGTCGACACCCAAGGGTGGGGGAAAGAACAGGTGCGGGAGCTTGCCGCCCACTGCCGCCAGTTGATGGAAGCGAAGATCGCCGAGCTGGATAAAGAAGTGGCCGAGCGCGAAGCCGCCGGCAAGGTCTGA
- a CDS encoding NAD(P)H-dependent oxidoreductase: MSNVLIINGAKQFAHSNGQLNDTLTEVAESFLRDVGHDVKVTRADSDYDAKEEVQKYLWADVIIYQMPGWWMGAPWTVKKYIDDVFTEGHGSLYASDGRTRSDASKKYGSGGLIQGKKYMLSLTWNAPMEAFTEKDQFFHGVGVDGVYLPFHKANEFLGLTALPTYIANDVIKMPDVPRYVAEYREHLAKIFA, from the coding sequence ATGAGCAACGTACTTATCATTAACGGTGCGAAACAGTTCGCCCACTCCAATGGCCAGCTCAACGACACCCTGACTGAGGTCGCGGAAAGCTTCCTGCGCGACGTCGGGCATGATGTTAAAGTCACCCGCGCCGACAGCGACTATGACGCTAAAGAAGAAGTGCAGAAATATCTCTGGGCCGACGTGATTATTTATCAGATGCCGGGCTGGTGGATGGGCGCGCCCTGGACTGTGAAAAAGTATATCGACGACGTTTTCACCGAGGGGCACGGCTCACTGTATGCCAGCGATGGCCGCACCCGCTCCGACGCGTCCAAAAAATATGGCTCCGGCGGCCTGATTCAGGGCAAAAAATATATGCTGTCGCTCACCTGGAACGCGCCGATGGAAGCGTTCACTGAGAAAGATCAGTTCTTCCACGGCGTGGGCGTGGATGGCGTTTACCTGCCGTTCCACAAAGCCAATGAGTTTCTGGGCCTGACGGCGCTGCCGACTTATATCGCCAACGACGTCATTAAAATGCCGGACGTGCCGCGCTACGTTGCAGAATATCGCGAGCATCTGGCGAAAATTTTTGCTTAA
- the ftsP gene encoding cell division protein FtsP has translation MSLSRRQFIQASGVALCAGAVPLRAHAAGQQPALPVPPLLESRRGQPLFLTLSRAHWSFAPGTRAQVWGFNGRYMGPTIRVWSGDDVKLIYSNRLQENVAMTVSGLQVPGPLMGGAARMMSPGADWAPVLPVRQAAATLWYHANTPNRTGQQVYNGLAGMWLVEDAISKALPVPNHYGVDDFPIIIQDKRLDNFGTPEYSEPGSGGFVGDTLLVNGAQSPYVEVSRGWVRLRLLNASNARRYQLQVSDGRPLHVIAGDQGFLPAPVAVKQLALAPGERREVLIDMTNGDEVSITCGEAASIMDRIRGIFEPSSILISTLVLTLRPTGLLPLVTDTLPMRLLPDEIINGAPVRSRDITLSDDPGINGQLWDMKRTDVQTQQGAWERWTVRSDMPQSFHMEGVSFLIRSVNGAAPFPEDRGWKDTVWVDGQVELLVYFSQPSWEHFPFLYSSQTLEMADRGSVGQMVVNPAP, from the coding sequence ATGTCACTCAGTCGGCGTCAGTTTATTCAGGCATCGGGCGTTGCGCTCTGCGCGGGCGCGGTGCCGCTGAGGGCACACGCCGCAGGCCAGCAGCCGGCGCTGCCGGTGCCGCCGCTTCTGGAGTCGCGCCGCGGCCAGCCGCTGTTTCTGACGCTCTCCCGCGCCCACTGGTCTTTCGCGCCGGGTACGCGCGCGCAGGTCTGGGGATTCAACGGCCGCTATATGGGGCCGACCATCCGCGTCTGGAGCGGCGACGACGTGAAGCTGATTTACAGCAACCGTCTGCAGGAAAACGTCGCCATGACGGTGAGCGGGTTGCAGGTGCCGGGGCCGCTGATGGGCGGCGCGGCGCGCATGATGTCGCCCGGTGCCGACTGGGCGCCGGTATTGCCGGTACGCCAGGCCGCCGCCACGCTCTGGTATCACGCCAATACCCCCAACCGTACCGGCCAGCAGGTCTATAACGGTCTGGCAGGCATGTGGCTGGTGGAAGATGCCATCAGCAAAGCGCTGCCGGTGCCGAATCACTACGGTGTGGACGATTTCCCGATCATTATTCAGGACAAGCGCCTCGACAATTTCGGCACGCCGGAATACAGCGAGCCGGGCAGCGGCGGTTTTGTCGGCGATACGCTGCTGGTTAACGGCGCGCAGAGCCCCTATGTGGAAGTCTCGCGCGGCTGGGTGCGCCTGCGCTTGCTGAACGCCTCTAACGCGCGCCGTTATCAGCTTCAGGTGAGCGACGGGCGTCCGCTGCATGTGATTGCAGGCGATCAGGGCTTTCTGCCTGCGCCGGTCGCGGTCAAACAGCTCGCGCTGGCACCGGGCGAGCGCCGCGAGGTGCTTATCGACATGACCAACGGCGATGAAGTCTCCATCACCTGTGGTGAAGCGGCGTCCATTATGGACCGCATTCGCGGCATCTTTGAGCCTTCCAGCATTCTTATCTCTACGCTGGTGCTAACGCTGCGGCCCACCGGCCTGCTGCCGCTGGTGACGGATACCCTGCCGATGCGCCTGCTGCCGGATGAGATTATCAACGGCGCGCCGGTGCGCAGCCGTGATATTACGCTCAGCGACGATCCTGGCATTAACGGGCAACTGTGGGATATGAAACGAACCGACGTGCAGACCCAGCAGGGCGCGTGGGAGCGCTGGACGGTGCGCTCGGATATGCCGCAGTCGTTCCATATGGAAGGCGTGAGTTTTCTTATCCGCAGCGTCAATGGCGCCGCGCCGTTCCCGGAAGATCGTGGCTGGAAAGATACGGTCTGGGTGGATGGTCAGGTGGAATTGCTGGTGTACTTTAGCCAGCCGTCCTGGGAGCATTTCCCGTTCCTCTATTCCAGCCAGACGCTGGAGATGGCCGATCGCGGTTCGGTTGGGCAGATGGTGGTAAATCCGGCGCCGTAA
- a CDS encoding LysR family transcriptional regulator, translated as MKLAIDDDITFRKLSIFMAFMEKGNIARTAEALGLSTVSVHRALHSLEEGVRCPLFVHKGRSLVALPAAETLLEYCQEAIGLMVRGIEETRRTAGVGQGRLRVGTLYSLTLETVPRLLMGMKLRRPDLELDLTMGSNQVLLNMLEDNGLDAILISVSEAQIDRKMLEVTPLFNDDIYLAAPASEALDTRREADLRDYKNRKFVSLAEGFATYAGFQEAFHVAGFEPDIVTRVNDIFSMLSLVQAGVGFSLVPGRMKKLYENDLQLLKLAEPYQMRQQIALVFARSRERDPTLLALAAECRMYALSLSKS; from the coding sequence ATGAAATTAGCCATTGACGACGACATCACGTTTCGCAAGCTTTCCATCTTCATGGCGTTTATGGAGAAGGGAAATATCGCCCGCACGGCTGAAGCGCTGGGCTTAAGTACCGTCAGCGTGCACCGCGCGTTGCACAGCCTCGAAGAAGGCGTGCGCTGCCCGCTGTTCGTGCATAAAGGACGCAGCCTGGTGGCGCTGCCCGCCGCCGAAACGCTGCTGGAATATTGTCAGGAAGCCATCGGTCTGATGGTGCGCGGCATTGAAGAGACGCGACGCACCGCGGGCGTCGGCCAGGGGCGGTTGCGCGTCGGCACGCTCTATTCGCTCACGCTCGAAACCGTGCCGCGCCTGTTGATGGGGATGAAGCTGCGCCGCCCGGATCTGGAGCTCGATCTGACGATGGGCTCCAACCAGGTGCTGCTGAATATGCTGGAGGACAACGGGCTGGATGCGATCCTGATTTCCGTTTCGGAAGCGCAGATCGATCGCAAAATGCTGGAAGTGACGCCGCTCTTTAACGATGACATTTATCTCGCCGCCCCGGCGTCAGAGGCGCTTGATACCCGCCGCGAAGCGGATCTGCGCGATTATAAAAACCGTAAATTCGTCTCGCTGGCGGAAGGGTTTGCCACCTACGCCGGATTTCAGGAGGCGTTTCATGTGGCTGGCTTCGAGCCGGATATCGTCACCCGCGTCAATGATATTTTCTCAATGCTAAGTCTGGTGCAGGCAGGCGTCGGCTTCTCGCTGGTGCCGGGGCGGATGAAAAAGCTGTATGAAAACGATCTGCAACTGCTGAAGCTTGCAGAGCCCTACCAGATGCGCCAGCAGATAGCGCTGGTGTTTGCCCGCAGCCGCGAGCGCGACCCGACTCTGCTGGCGCTGGCGGCGGAGTGCCGCATGTACGCGCTGAGCCTCAGTAAAAGTTAA
- the parC gene encoding DNA topoisomerase IV subunit A codes for MSDITHDGAERLALHEFTENAYLNYSMYVIMDRALPFIGDGLKPVQRRIVYAMSELGLNASAKFKKSARTVGDVLGKYHPHGDSACYEAMVLMAQPFSYRYPLVDGQGNWGAPDDPKSFAAMRYTESRLSKYAEVLLGELGQGTVDYVPNFDGTLNEPKMLPARLPNILLNGTTGIAVGMATDIPPHNLREVAKAAVSLIDSPKTSLDELLDIVQGPDYPTEAEIITSRAEIRKIYQSGRGSVRMRAVWKKEDGAVVISALPHQVSGARVLEQIASQMRAKKLPMVDDLRDESDHENPTRLVIVPRSNRVDMDQVMNHLFATTDLEKSYRINLNMIGLDGRPAVKNLLEILTEWLAFRRDTVRRRLNYRLEKVLKRLHILEGLLVAFLNIDEVIDIIRSEDEPKPVLMSRFGISETQAEAILELKLRHLAKLEEMKIRGEQSDLEKERDQIQGILASERKMNTLLKKEIQADADAYGDDRRSPLHEREEAKAMSEHDMLPSEPVTIVLSQMGWVRSAKGHDIDAKALSYKAGDSWLSSAKGKSNQPVVFIDSTGRSYALDPVSLPSARGQGEPLTGKLTLPPGAVVEHMLMTGEEQKLLMASDAGYGFVCTFNDLVARNRAGKALITLPENAHVLPPLEIEHDDDMLLAITAAGRMLMFPVADLPQLSKGKGNKIISIPSADAAKGDDKLAYLTILPPQSTVTLHVGKRKIKLRPEELQKVHGERGRRGTLMRGLQRIDRVEVDAPSRPKADDGEA; via the coding sequence ATGAGTGATATAACTCATGATGGTGCAGAGCGTCTTGCGCTGCATGAATTCACTGAAAACGCCTATCTGAACTATTCCATGTACGTCATCATGGACCGCGCGCTGCCGTTTATCGGCGACGGGCTTAAGCCTGTTCAGCGCCGCATCGTCTATGCCATGTCGGAACTGGGACTGAACGCCAGCGCCAAATTCAAAAAATCCGCCCGTACCGTGGGCGACGTGCTGGGTAAATATCACCCGCACGGCGACAGCGCCTGCTATGAAGCGATGGTGCTGATGGCGCAGCCATTCTCTTACCGCTACCCGCTGGTAGATGGTCAGGGGAACTGGGGGGCGCCGGACGATCCGAAATCCTTCGCGGCGATGCGTTATACCGAATCGCGTCTGTCGAAATACGCCGAAGTGTTGCTGGGCGAACTCGGCCAGGGCACCGTCGATTATGTCCCGAACTTCGACGGCACGCTGAATGAGCCGAAAATGCTGCCGGCGCGTCTGCCGAATATTCTGTTGAACGGCACCACGGGCATCGCGGTGGGCATGGCGACCGACATTCCGCCACATAACTTGCGCGAAGTCGCCAAAGCGGCCGTCAGTCTGATCGACAGCCCGAAAACCAGCCTCGACGAGTTGCTGGATATCGTGCAGGGCCCGGATTACCCGACTGAAGCGGAAATCATCACCTCGCGCGCTGAAATTCGCAAAATCTACCAGAGCGGCCGCGGCTCGGTGCGTATGCGCGCCGTCTGGAAAAAAGAAGATGGCGCCGTGGTCATCTCGGCGCTACCGCATCAGGTCTCCGGCGCCCGCGTGCTGGAGCAGATTGCAAGCCAGATGCGCGCCAAAAAGCTGCCGATGGTCGATGACCTGCGCGATGAATCGGATCATGAAAACCCGACGCGTCTGGTTATCGTGCCGCGCTCCAACCGCGTGGATATGGATCAGGTGATGAACCACCTGTTCGCCACCACCGATCTGGAAAAAAGCTACCGTATCAACCTCAACATGATCGGGCTTGATGGCCGCCCGGCGGTGAAAAACCTGCTGGAGATCCTCACCGAATGGCTGGCGTTCCGCCGCGATACGGTGCGCCGTCGTCTTAACTATCGTCTGGAGAAAGTGCTCAAGCGCCTGCATATCCTTGAAGGTTTGCTGGTGGCGTTTCTCAATATCGATGAAGTGATCGATATCATCCGCAGCGAAGATGAGCCGAAGCCAGTACTGATGAGCCGTTTTGGCATCAGCGAAACGCAGGCGGAAGCGATCCTCGAACTCAAACTGCGCCACCTGGCGAAGCTTGAGGAGATGAAAATCCGCGGCGAGCAGAGCGATCTGGAAAAAGAGCGCGATCAAATCCAGGGCATTCTCGCCTCCGAGCGCAAAATGAATACCCTGCTGAAAAAAGAGATCCAGGCGGATGCCGACGCCTACGGCGACGATCGCCGTTCGCCGCTGCATGAGCGTGAAGAGGCGAAGGCGATGAGCGAGCATGACATGCTGCCGTCCGAGCCGGTCACTATCGTGCTCTCCCAGATGGGCTGGGTGCGCAGCGCCAAAGGCCATGATATCGACGCTAAAGCGCTAAGCTACAAAGCGGGCGACAGCTGGCTCTCTTCTGCGAAGGGCAAGAGCAATCAACCGGTGGTGTTTATCGACTCCACCGGGCGCAGCTACGCGCTTGACCCGGTTTCGCTGCCATCAGCGCGCGGCCAGGGCGAACCGCTTACCGGCAAGCTGACGCTGCCGCCTGGCGCGGTGGTGGAACATATGCTGATGACCGGCGAGGAGCAAAAGCTGCTGATGGCGTCCGACGCGGGCTACGGCTTCGTCTGCACCTTTAACGATCTGGTGGCGCGCAACCGTGCTGGTAAGGCGCTGATTACGCTGCCGGAAAATGCGCATGTACTGCCGCCGCTGGAAATTGAGCATGACGACGACATGCTGCTCGCCATTACGGCGGCAGGGCGTATGCTGATGTTCCCGGTGGCGGATCTGCCGCAGCTCTCTAAAGGCAAAGGCAACAAAATCATCTCCATTCCTTCCGCTGACGCGGCGAAAGGCGACGATAAGCTCGCTTATCTCACCATCCTGCCGCCGCAGAGCACGGTGACGCTACATGTCGGCAAACGCAAAATCAAACTGCGCCCGGAAGAGCTGCAAAAAGTGCATGGCGAGCGCGGTCGTCGCGGTACGCTGATGCGCGGTCTGCAACGCATCGACAGGGTTGAAGTGGACGCGCCGTCGCGCCCGAAAGCCGACGACGGCGAGGCGTAA
- a CDS encoding putative quinol monooxygenase, protein MLTVIAEIRTRPGAHHRQAVLEEFKKIIPAVLAEAGCHGYAPMVDSATGLGFQTSAPDSIVMVEQWASAEHLKAHLETPHMLGFRDAVKGDVLDTTIRILESGV, encoded by the coding sequence ATGCTGACAGTAATAGCAGAAATTCGTACCCGTCCTGGCGCGCATCATCGCCAGGCGGTGCTGGAAGAGTTCAAGAAGATCATTCCAGCGGTGCTGGCGGAAGCCGGCTGCCACGGGTACGCGCCGATGGTCGACAGCGCCACGGGCCTCGGTTTCCAGACCAGCGCGCCGGATTCCATCGTGATGGTAGAACAGTGGGCCAGCGCAGAGCACCTGAAAGCGCACCTGGAAACGCCGCATATGCTGGGTTTTCGTGACGCGGTAAAAGGCGACGTGCTGGATACGACCATCCGCATTCTGGAAAGCGGCGTCTGA